One Megamonas hypermegale genomic window carries:
- a CDS encoding GTP-binding protein has protein sequence MKLITFAGPPSVGKTSVILRLIEVLRRDDKKAGVIKFDCLTTFDRQIYEQDDIPVQIGLSGKFCPDHFYISNIEEGVSWGKSQGFDYLITESAGLCNRCSPYIEGILAVCVIDCLSGIRTPRKIGPMVKFADVIVVTKGDIISQAEREVFLYNVYQANPKAQIIFVNGITGQGTFMLKKCIAKIEDIDNLTGKKLRFTSPAAVCSYCTDEMRIGEKYQLGMTKKMEFR, from the coding sequence GTGAAGTTGATAACTTTTGCTGGCCCGCCATCTGTAGGGAAAACTTCTGTTATTTTGCGTTTAATTGAAGTTTTGCGTAGAGATGATAAAAAAGCGGGAGTAATTAAGTTTGATTGTCTGACAACTTTTGACCGCCAAATATACGAACAAGATGATATCCCAGTTCAAATAGGATTATCGGGAAAATTTTGTCCAGACCATTTTTATATAAGCAATATTGAAGAAGGTGTGAGCTGGGGAAAGAGTCAGGGATTTGATTATCTCATAACTGAAAGTGCTGGGCTTTGTAATCGTTGTTCACCGTATATTGAAGGTATCTTAGCGGTATGCGTTATTGATTGTTTATCAGGCATACGAACACCGCGCAAAATTGGTCCAATGGTGAAATTTGCTGATGTGATTGTCGTAACGAAAGGCGATATAATTTCACAAGCTGAACGAGAAGTCTTTTTATACAATGTTTATCAGGCAAATCCTAAAGCACAGATTATTTTTGTCAATGGAATTACAGGGCAAGGTACATTTATGTTAAAGAAATGTATTGCTAAAATTGAAGATATTGATAATTTAACTGGTAAAAAATTGCGCTTTACATCACCAGCAGCTGTTTGTTCCTATTGTACTGATGAAATGCGCATCGGTGAAAAATATCAATTAGGTATGACGAAAAAAATGGAATTTAGATAA
- a CDS encoding ATP-binding cassette domain-containing protein, with product MDFKEFVQTHTIGEIKKAYPQVIDYLDNTGLWNLPDNLTFAKAFEDIDEEDLWQVGIKGDNIADELTKFIAAMQDIDVHDENKIENITILGGVNKQGEAENIKLLINTGEIISIVGPTGSGKSRLLADIECLAQADTPTKRTILINRKELDDEARFNFDGKLVAQLSQNMNFIMDVSVEDFLTMHAKVRMGRNCDFAEVVNRCFAMANELAGEKFTLDTKVTQLSGGQSRALMIADVACISSSPIVLIDEIENAGIDRQQAVKVLAKSEKIVIMSTHDPLLALSADKRIVIKNGGIAKIIETTQQERDCIDQIRKLDNILLDIRRRLRMGELIENI from the coding sequence ATGGATTTTAAAGAATTTGTGCAGACACATACGATTGGAGAAATAAAAAAAGCATATCCACAAGTAATTGATTATCTGGATAATACAGGTCTTTGGAATTTGCCAGATAATCTGACATTTGCAAAGGCTTTTGAAGATATCGATGAAGAGGATTTATGGCAAGTAGGCATAAAAGGCGACAATATTGCTGATGAATTGACGAAATTTATCGCAGCTATGCAAGATATTGATGTGCATGATGAAAATAAGATAGAAAATATTACAATTTTAGGTGGCGTCAATAAACAAGGCGAAGCTGAAAATATAAAGCTTTTGATAAATACAGGTGAAATAATCAGTATTGTCGGCCCTACTGGTTCAGGAAAAAGTCGTTTGCTAGCAGATATAGAATGCTTAGCACAGGCAGATACTCCTACAAAACGAACGATACTCATAAATAGAAAAGAATTAGATGATGAAGCTCGCTTTAATTTTGATGGAAAACTTGTAGCGCAATTATCTCAAAATATGAATTTTATCATGGATGTTAGCGTAGAAGATTTTCTCACTATGCATGCTAAAGTTCGTATGGGCAGAAATTGTGATTTTGCTGAAGTTGTAAATCGTTGTTTTGCCATGGCAAATGAATTAGCAGGTGAAAAATTCACGCTTGATACGAAGGTTACACAACTTTCAGGTGGTCAATCGAGAGCTTTGATGATTGCTGATGTTGCATGTATCAGTTCTTCACCTATTGTCTTAATTGATGAGATAGAAAATGCAGGCATTGACCGCCAACAAGCCGTAAAAGTTTTGGCTAAAAGTGAAAAAATCGTCATAATGTCTACACATGACCCATTACTGGCACTTTCAGCTGATAAGCGAATTGTCATTAAAAATGGTGGCATAGCAAAAATCATTGAAACAACACAACAAGAAAGAGATTGTATTGACCAAATTCGCAAACTCGACAACATTTTACTTGATATACGTCGCCGTTTGCGCATGGGTGAATTGATTGAAAATATTTGA
- a CDS encoding outer membrane protein assembly factor BamE, with the protein MKKYLLLSVFFFLGSLLCMVLPAQARVPYSYLNIGGLTPDQQINSAYYVYGRPTANLAVRNCGDFYINEVTYNSELMVYYVNGGWNENGRIRAIVCSEDNIATNMGVKVGMTKDTVWQVYGDPDKRFRETDGSTWCYLSSSTDHPNMPMYFFFDDKDVIDTIVVGDIGYYY; encoded by the coding sequence ATGAAAAAGTATTTACTGCTTAGTGTGTTCTTTTTTTTAGGCAGTTTATTGTGCATGGTATTGCCAGCTCAAGCACGTGTACCATATTCTTATTTAAATATTGGCGGACTTACGCCAGACCAACAGATTAATTCAGCCTATTATGTATATGGCAGACCGACTGCAAATCTTGCTGTACGTAATTGTGGTGATTTTTACATAAATGAGGTAACGTATAATAGTGAGCTGATGGTTTATTATGTCAATGGTGGTTGGAATGAAAATGGACGTATCAGAGCTATTGTATGTTCAGAAGATAATATCGCTACAAATATGGGTGTAAAAGTAGGCATGACTAAAGATACAGTATGGCAAGTCTACGGTGACCCGGATAAACGTTTTAGAGAAACAGATGGTTCAACATGGTGTTATTTATCCAGTAGTACAGACCATCCTAATATGCCGATGTATTTTTTCTTTGATGATAAAGATGTGATAGATACGATTGTCGTTGGAGACATTGGATATTATTATTAA
- the nikB gene encoding nickel ABC transporter permease, producing the protein MKRFINRLVQMIITLIGVSFLTFCLTYLSPGDPAAMVLEASDTIVSQEVLEQTREEMGLNDPFLVQYGNWIWGVLHGDMGMSYSGKKPVVDKLMEGFAGTVLLAITTIILILLISIPLGIFSAVHRNKIPDFIVRVFSFIGVSMPSFWVGLILLYIFGLKLGLFPIATASISLNGIVLPALTLAIYQSAKYTRQVRTVILDELNQDYVIGARARGLSESAILWKHILPNAILPLITLLGMSIGWLLGGIAVIETVFAWPGLGRMAVYAITMRDYPLIEGFVLWIAIVYTVINFLVDLSYTYLDPRLKKGELK; encoded by the coding sequence TTGAAACGATTTATAAATCGTTTAGTACAGATGATAATTACTTTAATCGGTGTTAGTTTTTTGACGTTTTGTTTGACATATCTATCACCAGGTGACCCTGCTGCAATGGTTTTAGAAGCCTCTGATACGATTGTTTCGCAGGAAGTTTTGGAACAGACACGTGAAGAAATGGGGCTTAATGACCCGTTTTTAGTGCAGTATGGAAATTGGATATGGGGCGTTTTGCATGGTGATATGGGAATGTCGTATTCTGGGAAAAAACCTGTAGTAGATAAACTCATGGAGGGTTTTGCAGGAACAGTACTTTTGGCAATCACAACAATCATTTTGATTTTGTTGATTTCTATACCATTGGGAATTTTTTCTGCTGTACATCGCAATAAAATACCAGATTTTATTGTGCGTGTGTTTTCATTTATCGGCGTTTCTATGCCAAGTTTTTGGGTAGGATTGATACTACTTTATATTTTTGGTTTAAAATTAGGATTGTTTCCTATAGCGACAGCTAGTATTTCATTAAACGGTATTGTGCTTCCAGCTTTGACTCTCGCTATATACCAATCAGCGAAATATACGCGCCAAGTTCGCACTGTTATATTAGATGAACTCAATCAAGATTATGTAATTGGAGCTAGAGCAAGAGGTTTATCTGAAAGTGCAATACTTTGGAAGCATATCTTGCCTAATGCGATTTTACCACTCATTACGCTTTTGGGTATGTCCATTGGTTGGTTATTAGGTGGTATAGCTGTCATTGAAACGGTATTTGCATGGCCAGGTTTGGGGAGAATGGCTGTATATGCTATTACTATGAGGGATTATCCTTTAATTGAAGGATTTGTTTTATGGATTGCTATTGTGTATACAGTGATTAATTTTTTAGTTGATTTATCGTATACATATCTCGACCCTAGATTAAAAAAAGGAGAGCTGAAATAA
- the nikC gene encoding nickel transporter permease yields MDFVKKNKLFSFYTFLVISIFIVAFLAPILATHDPYESNIANVLQMPSAEHILGTDKLGRDTYSRIIYGTQTSLFMTVCLVILTAVIGSIVGILSGYFGGKVEIILMRFADMMLSFPGVILAIAIAGILGGNIINTIFALVVVSWAKYARLVRSLVIKLRNNDFIMAARVNGTTTLNILLRHIIPNILPMVVITGAMDIGTMMMEIAGLSFLGFGAQPPTPEWGLMLNEGRQYIQTAPWLMIYPGIAIFIVVAIFNLWGDSLRDILDPKQE; encoded by the coding sequence ATGGATTTTGTAAAGAAAAATAAATTATTCTCCTTTTATACATTTTTAGTTATTTCAATATTTATAGTTGCATTTTTAGCACCGATATTAGCGACACATGACCCATATGAATCGAATATAGCAAATGTTTTACAAATGCCTAGTGCAGAGCATATTTTAGGCACAGATAAACTGGGACGAGATACGTATTCACGTATTATTTATGGTACACAGACTTCATTATTCATGACGGTGTGTTTAGTTATTTTGACAGCAGTAATCGGCTCAATAGTAGGGATTTTATCTGGCTATTTTGGTGGAAAAGTAGAAATTATTTTAATGCGTTTTGCCGATATGATGTTATCATTTCCAGGTGTGATACTCGCAATAGCTATTGCAGGCATTTTAGGCGGGAATATCATCAATACAATTTTTGCTCTCGTTGTGGTTAGCTGGGCAAAATATGCTCGCTTAGTGCGAAGTCTTGTAATAAAGTTGCGTAATAATGATTTTATTATGGCAGCTCGTGTAAATGGGACAACGACTTTGAATATCTTATTACGTCATATTATTCCTAATATTTTGCCAATGGTGGTGATTACTGGTGCAATGGATATTGGAACGATGATGATGGAGATTGCAGGTCTTTCTTTTTTAGGCTTTGGAGCACAGCCACCTACACCGGAATGGGGACTTATGCTCAATGAAGGGCGACAATACATTCAGACAGCGCCATGGCTTATGATTTATCCGGGCATAGCTATTTTTATTGTAGTCGCTATTTTTAATCTTTGGGGTGATAGTTTACGTGATATTTTAGACCCTAAGCAGGAATGA
- a CDS encoding ABC transporter substrate-binding protein — protein MKDFKIKKLWKILSLSLCGVLTAGIISGCSSDNTTVDKNTLKFGVTNFADTLEPTQNYFGWVVMRYALGECLTKFDEKMNVQPWLAESWSISDDHLTWTFKIRDGVKFSNGNPLTAEAVKASIERAFAKNTRSATFFEYTEIKADGQNLMIATTKPQPNMPGFLADPLFIIVDVTAEQQGRNFASEGPICTGPYKVESFVKEKAIMVRNENYWDGEVPFERVEIPSIDDPNTRAMALQSGEVNFAVNIAAGDMDLFRNNDKFYVDEISSLRTVLARINHNGILGDPKVRAAFISGCDRENYNNVLLKGTFLPGKAPVPPSMDYGFDELNDPNSYNPERSKQLLAEAGWSDSDGDGILDKNGQPLSVDFVVYNSRAELPLYAEAVQADMKKIGINVNIKSVDYNLIDKMGIEGDYDLLISNITTANTGDPEIYLSWYWKTNHNGDNPQNGSGYSNPELDDVLEQLSVEFDKEKRRQLIIKAQQIIMNDGAALFLGYPQTNIVSTKGLDGVKMYPSDYYWLTNKIKPVGNS, from the coding sequence ATGAAAGATTTTAAGATAAAAAAATTATGGAAGATTTTAAGTTTAAGTCTTTGTGGTGTTTTGACTGCTGGCATTATTTCAGGTTGTTCATCAGATAATACTACTGTTGATAAAAATACTTTAAAATTTGGTGTAACAAATTTTGCGGATACACTTGAGCCAACTCAAAATTATTTTGGTTGGGTAGTGATGCGCTATGCACTTGGTGAATGTTTGACAAAATTTGATGAAAAAATGAATGTTCAACCATGGCTGGCTGAAAGTTGGTCTATCAGTGATGACCATTTGACATGGACTTTTAAAATTCGTGATGGTGTAAAATTTTCAAATGGAAATCCGCTTACTGCAGAAGCTGTAAAAGCTTCGATTGAACGTGCATTTGCTAAAAATACACGTTCCGCTACTTTTTTTGAATATACAGAAATAAAAGCAGATGGGCAAAATTTGATGATTGCGACTACAAAACCACAGCCGAATATGCCAGGCTTTTTAGCAGACCCGTTATTTATAATTGTTGATGTTACAGCAGAACAGCAAGGCCGCAATTTTGCAAGTGAAGGGCCTATTTGCACAGGTCCGTATAAAGTGGAGTCCTTTGTTAAAGAAAAAGCTATCATGGTGCGCAATGAAAATTATTGGGACGGCGAAGTACCGTTTGAACGAGTAGAAATTCCATCTATTGATGACCCAAATACTCGCGCAATGGCATTACAATCTGGTGAAGTTAATTTTGCTGTAAATATTGCGGCTGGTGATATGGATTTATTCCGCAATAACGATAAATTTTATGTTGATGAAATATCTTCCTTGCGCACGGTGCTTGCACGCATAAATCATAATGGCATATTAGGTGACCCAAAAGTTCGTGCAGCATTTATTAGTGGATGTGATAGAGAAAATTACAATAATGTTTTGTTAAAAGGGACATTCCTCCCAGGAAAAGCACCAGTGCCACCATCAATGGATTATGGTTTTGATGAATTAAATGACCCGAATAGTTATAATCCAGAGCGTTCAAAACAACTTTTAGCTGAAGCCGGTTGGAGTGATAGTGATGGTGATGGAATATTGGATAAAAATGGGCAACCATTAAGTGTGGATTTTGTTGTTTATAATAGTCGTGCTGAATTACCACTTTATGCTGAAGCTGTACAAGCGGATATGAAAAAAATTGGTATTAACGTCAATATAAAGAGTGTAGATTATAACCTTATTGATAAAATGGGCATTGAGGGAGATTATGATTTACTCATTTCTAATATCACTACAGCGAATACAGGAGACCCAGAAATTTATTTGAGTTGGTATTGGAAGACAAATCATAATGGAGATAATCCACAAAATGGTTCTGGTTATAGCAATCCAGAGCTTGACGATGTGCTTGAGCAGTTATCTGTGGAATTTGATAAAGAAAAACGCCGTCAATTAATCATAAAAGCACAGCAAATCATCATGAATGATGGAGCAGCTTTATTCCTCGGCTATCCGCAAACTAATATTGTAAGTACAAAAGGACTTGATGGTGTAAAAATGTATCCATCGGATTATTATTGGTTGACAAATAAAATAAAACCTGTGGGTAACTCTTAA
- a CDS encoding ABC transporter ATP-binding protein: MLLDVSNLTVAYEKNKQPTVENINFSLKSGEILSIVGESGSGKTTVIRAIMGCLPSSGKVIAGKIIFEKRDLLTFNKKDWLNIRGKNMTMIFQDSGNMLNQVLPIGKQFIEYLRMHDNLTKEEAYFFAVEMLTRMNLPNPDNIMKSYPFELSGGMRQRVGIAMAMIFRPELLLADEPTSALDVTTQAQIVKELMFIPRSCGTAMIVVTHNIGVATYMSDKIMVMSKGKIIEYGKTKDIINSPKAEYTKALFASVPQIGGKRYV, translated from the coding sequence ATGTTACTTGATGTATCAAATTTAACTGTGGCATATGAAAAAAATAAACAACCAACAGTGGAAAATATTAATTTTTCTTTAAAAAGTGGAGAAATACTCAGTATCGTGGGAGAGTCTGGCAGTGGTAAAACTACAGTTATTAGAGCCATAATGGGATGTTTGCCAAGTAGTGGCAAGGTTATAGCAGGGAAAATCATCTTCGAAAAAAGAGATTTACTGACTTTTAATAAAAAAGATTGGCTTAATATACGTGGAAAAAATATGACTATGATTTTTCAAGATAGTGGTAATATGCTTAATCAGGTTTTGCCCATTGGAAAACAATTTATTGAGTATTTGAGAATGCATGATAATCTTACAAAAGAGGAAGCATATTTCTTTGCAGTGGAAATGCTTACCCGCATGAATTTGCCCAATCCAGATAATATAATGAAATCATATCCGTTTGAACTTTCTGGTGGCATGCGCCAGAGAGTCGGTATAGCGATGGCGATGATTTTTAGACCAGAATTATTACTTGCAGATGAACCAACTTCAGCACTTGATGTGACAACGCAAGCTCAAATAGTTAAGGAACTGATGTTTATACCACGTAGCTGTGGTACAGCTATGATTGTAGTAACGCATAATATTGGTGTAGCAACATATATGTCAGATAAAATCATGGTCATGTCTAAAGGTAAAATTATAGAATATGGTAAAACAAAAGATATTATTAATTCACCAAAGGCCGAATATACAAAAGCTTTATTTGCTTCGGTACCGCAGATAGGAGGTAAAAGATATGTCTAA
- a CDS encoding ABC transporter ATP-binding protein, whose protein sequence is MSKPIMQIENITKKFPAFGGKLLTACDKVSLTINVGETIGIVGESGCGKSTVAKTILSMHAPTNGKILFRGKDITKLKGEERRQICRHIQMVFQDPTAAFNPKMKIGNIICEPLLNFNLIKKFQIKEKAQELLHLVDLPPDFVDRYPHNMSGGQRQRVAIARALALEPEIIVCDEATSALDVSVQAKIIELLVKLQKEKGITYIFICHDLALVSLFAHRVVVMYLGNVVEKIDGDKLEKAKHPYTKALLKAVFSVDEEKNQQIEILTGEVPSPLDLPVGCPFQNRCRYCRDICREVKPQLEEVEENHFVACHLQE, encoded by the coding sequence ATGTCTAAGCCAATTATGCAGATAGAAAATATTACGAAAAAATTCCCTGCTTTTGGCGGAAAGCTTTTGACGGCGTGCGATAAAGTCAGTTTGACAATAAATGTGGGTGAAACAATAGGTATTGTAGGCGAGTCTGGTTGTGGAAAATCGACAGTAGCAAAAACTATTTTGAGTATGCATGCACCAACAAATGGAAAAATTCTTTTTCGTGGAAAAGATATTACTAAATTGAAAGGCGAGGAACGACGTCAAATTTGTCGTCATATACAAATGGTTTTTCAAGACCCTACAGCAGCTTTTAATCCTAAAATGAAAATTGGCAATATCATTTGTGAACCACTTTTAAATTTTAATTTGATAAAAAAATTTCAGATTAAAGAAAAAGCACAAGAACTTTTGCATTTAGTAGATTTACCACCAGATTTTGTTGACCGTTATCCTCATAATATGAGTGGTGGACAACGCCAAAGAGTGGCTATTGCTAGAGCATTAGCATTAGAGCCTGAAATTATTGTTTGTGATGAGGCAACGAGTGCATTAGATGTTTCTGTACAAGCAAAAATAATTGAGCTTTTAGTGAAATTGCAGAAAGAAAAAGGTATCACATATATTTTTATCTGTCATGATTTAGCATTAGTCAGTTTATTTGCGCATAGAGTAGTTGTCATGTATCTTGGCAACGTTGTAGAAAAAATAGATGGTGACAAATTAGAAAAAGCAAAACATCCATATACAAAAGCATTGTTAAAAGCTGTTTTTTCAGTAGATGAAGAAAAAAATCAACAAATAGAAATTTTAACGGGAGAAGTACCAAGCCCGCTTGATTTGCCAGTAGGTTGTCCATTTCAAAATCGTTGCCGATATTGCAGGGATATTTGTAGAGAAGTAAAGCCACAGTTAGAAGAGGTAGAAGAAAATCATTTTGTAGCTTGCCATTTACAAGAATGA
- a CDS encoding MATE family efflux transporter, whose translation MVSQLTYKEYLMVTIPFMLSTVTQPLLGVVNTAIMGHMSEVFYIAAVSLGVILFNNIYWLFGFLRVSTTSFSAQALGKNSDESKFLSLFRPLVIAFIISVVFICIYPFIFAYYVEMMQPEASVISLMKKYCDIVIWGAPFVLFNYVTLGWLMGQMIIRYTMFMQISMNVVNIILSFVFVFILHMDIEGVAYSSLIAQVYGCIIGFMAIYFRGNLNFSKQYVEQLKSIKPFLSMMKVNTDLMLRTICLLTINNLFAMAGTSLGTTTLAANAVILEIIFILVYFIDGMANGVSVFSGKAFGKKDKQLLNETLQIGLRCLAVFMVVSSIVVYLMKSYLIGLMTNLPEISMYADEYSMFLVIHPICACVGLLLYGMYTGVGHTSSVRNMMFIAVIFFFICQNILVEYFANYGIWATYSLTYLLESIILILFLPQIKLKFE comes from the coding sequence ATGGTATCACAATTAACGTATAAAGAGTATTTAATGGTAACTATACCGTTTATGTTGTCAACTGTAACACAGCCTTTATTAGGTGTTGTAAATACGGCAATCATGGGACATATGAGTGAGGTTTTTTATATTGCCGCTGTTTCGCTTGGTGTTATTTTATTCAACAATATATATTGGTTATTTGGATTTTTGCGTGTATCTACTACGAGTTTTTCAGCGCAAGCATTAGGTAAAAATAGTGATGAGAGTAAATTTTTATCATTGTTTAGACCGCTTGTCATTGCATTTATCATCAGTGTAGTATTTATTTGCATATATCCATTTATTTTTGCATATTATGTTGAAATGATGCAGCCGGAAGCTTCGGTTATAAGTTTAATGAAAAAATATTGTGATATTGTTATTTGGGGAGCTCCTTTTGTTTTATTTAATTATGTGACGCTAGGTTGGCTTATGGGACAGATGATTATTCGCTATACAATGTTTATGCAGATATCAATGAATGTAGTGAATATTATTTTATCATTTGTATTCGTATTTATATTGCATATGGATATAGAAGGCGTGGCGTATTCTTCTCTCATTGCTCAAGTTTACGGCTGCATTATTGGTTTTATGGCAATTTATTTTAGAGGAAATTTAAACTTCTCTAAGCAGTATGTAGAACAACTAAAAAGTATTAAACCATTTTTATCGATGATGAAGGTAAATACAGATTTGATGCTTAGAACTATTTGTCTTTTGACGATTAATAATTTATTTGCTATGGCAGGAACTTCTTTAGGAACGACTACACTTGCGGCAAATGCTGTTATATTAGAGATTATTTTTATTTTAGTATATTTCATTGATGGCATGGCAAATGGTGTAAGTGTTTTTTCTGGTAAAGCATTTGGAAAGAAAGATAAGCAATTATTGAATGAAACTTTGCAAATTGGATTGCGTTGTTTAGCTGTATTCATGGTTGTAAGTTCTATTGTTGTGTATTTAATGAAGTCATACCTCATCGGGCTTATGACTAATTTGCCAGAAATATCTATGTATGCAGATGAGTATAGCATGTTCTTGGTGATACATCCTATATGCGCTTGTGTAGGTTTATTGCTTTATGGTATGTATACAGGTGTAGGGCATACATCATCTGTCAGAAATATGATGTTCATTGCGGTGATTTTCTTTTTTATTTGTCAAAATATTTTAGTTGAATACTTTGCTAATTATGGTATATGGGCAACGTATTCTTTAACGTACTTATTGGAATCAATAATTTTAATTTTATTTTTACCACAAATAAAATTAAAATTTGAATAA
- a CDS encoding TetR/AcrR family transcriptional regulator, with amino-acid sequence MKARVVIIDAFWQLYKEKSIKQITVTELMTKAGYHRSVFYQYFRDIYDLLKQEQDAFFEEVDNLWQDVSIEILNENYSTVLIEKINELSLKYDFKVGILLKHNDETDFKNRFNNTLRKNLYNLLKLQENDAKVKLALEVYISGQLESLVYFHRHKNKLDFKDYLEVTKSIFRTCVKQIEESHSKNEENHD; translated from the coding sequence TTGAAAGCAAGAGTTGTAATAATTGACGCTTTTTGGCAATTATACAAAGAAAAGAGTATAAAACAGATAACAGTAACTGAATTGATGACTAAAGCCGGATATCATCGTAGTGTTTTCTATCAATATTTTAGAGATATCTATGATTTATTAAAACAAGAGCAAGACGCATTTTTTGAAGAAGTAGACAATCTTTGGCAGGATGTTTCAATAGAAATTTTAAATGAAAATTACAGCACGGTACTTATAGAAAAAATAAACGAACTTTCGCTTAAATACGATTTTAAAGTAGGTATTTTATTAAAACATAATGATGAAACGGATTTTAAAAATAGATTTAATAATACTTTAAGAAAAAATCTTTATAATTTATTAAAATTACAAGAAAATGATGCTAAGGTCAAATTAGCTTTAGAAGTGTATATTAGTGGTCAATTAGAATCATTAGTGTATTTCCATAGACATAAAAATAAATTAGATTTTAAGGACTATTTAGAAGTAACTAAATCTATTTTTCGAACTTGTGTCAAGCAGATAGAAGAATCGCACTCTAAAAATGAAGAAAATCATGATTAA
- a CDS encoding twin-arginine translocation signal domain-containing protein: MSEISRRNFFKLGASAALGAALFNLETLPNTALAKGNATKTLKFTPISIKNLPNAETAAKKSELINTSLNYIKTCISKITDNNLRTKTASFIEDTRPTFMQMYPSSNDVTNIYNKLADENLLNTSIISPEQLFPSYNGQKPQDFISGPGSGYSSHHPYPGGLCTHTAANLSISEGIVNTYKQVFGYEVDNNIVLSAQSLHDLAKPWVFQWNTDGTSFTEYTIAGTGAHHILSLVEAIHRNMPAEEIVAQACAHNHPGSPKDEEQVVSWIKAASIIAQVNPIKYGLLDTSGTKIPYPQHQEGYIVHLGDHDWVLSGFAATKVVEALKEIAQKDYNFSSNDLNGKLFNDFRNYIGAQVSYMYLHNLLAQNGFGELRSLINQIIVK; this comes from the coding sequence ATGAGCGAAATATCTCGTCGTAATTTCTTTAAATTAGGAGCTAGTGCTGCTCTTGGTGCTGCATTATTTAATTTAGAAACATTACCCAACACAGCTTTAGCTAAAGGTAATGCCACAAAAACCTTAAAATTTACACCTATTTCCATAAAAAATTTACCGAATGCTGAAACTGCTGCAAAAAAATCTGAACTCATCAATACATCTTTAAATTATATCAAAACATGTATTTCCAAAATAACAGATAATAATTTACGCACTAAAACTGCTAGTTTTATAGAAGATACTCGCCCTACTTTTATGCAAATGTATCCATCATCTAACGATGTTACTAATATTTATAATAAATTAGCTGATGAAAATCTTTTAAATACATCAATTATCAGCCCTGAACAACTCTTTCCATCATATAATGGTCAAAAACCTCAAGATTTTATTTCTGGCCCTGGTAGTGGATACAGTAGTCATCATCCATACCCAGGTGGCTTATGTACACATACAGCAGCTAATCTCAGTATTTCTGAAGGTATTGTTAATACTTATAAACAAGTCTTTGGTTATGAAGTAGACAACAATATCGTTCTTTCTGCTCAATCTTTGCATGATTTAGCTAAACCATGGGTATTCCAATGGAATACAGATGGTACAAGTTTTACTGAATATACTATTGCTGGAACAGGTGCACATCATATTTTAAGCTTAGTTGAAGCAATTCATCGTAATATGCCAGCTGAAGAAATAGTCGCACAAGCTTGTGCCCATAATCATCCTGGTAGCCCTAAAGATGAAGAACAAGTTGTCAGCTGGATAAAAGCTGCTTCTATCATTGCTCAAGTAAATCCTATAAAATACGGCTTACTCGATACATCTGGTACTAAAATTCCATATCCTCAACATCAAGAAGGATATATCGTTCATCTTGGTGACCACGATTGGGTTCTCAGTGGCTTTGCTGCTACCAAAGTAGTTGAAGCTTTAAAAGAAATTGCTCAAAAAGATTATAATTTTTCTTCAAATGACCTTAATGGAAAATTATTCAATGATTTTAGAAATTATATCGGTGCTCAAGTCTCCTATATGTATTTACATAACCTTTTAGCCCAAAATGGTTTTGGAGAACTTCGCTCACTGATTAACCAAATAATTGTAAAATAG